A part of Streptomyces sp. NBC_01210 genomic DNA contains:
- a CDS encoding CobW family GTP-binding protein, protein MSKPQIPVVVLAGFLGSGKTTLLNHLLRRNGGTRIGVVVNDFGSIEIDAMTVAGQVGSTVSLGNGCLCCAVDASELDDYLEKLTRPAARIDVIVIEASGLAEPQELVRMLLASDNPRIVYGGLVEVVDAAEFDATRARHPEIDRHLAIADLVVLNKADRVEPDALARVLGTLVELGAGTPAITVEHGRVDPQMLFDSAARQERPEKVRQLSFEDLYADEYDHDHGHTDHLHAAYESLAFTADAPMHPRRLMDFLDSRPEGLYRIKGFVDFGTADPDNRYAVHAVGRFLRFYPSRWVPGEERLTQLVLIGSGVDAGALRKQLESCAQSGPQDAPDERSIWGVLRYVPAEPDETADPAETALQQLD, encoded by the coding sequence TTGAGCAAGCCGCAGATCCCCGTCGTCGTCCTTGCGGGCTTTCTGGGATCCGGCAAGACCACCCTCCTCAACCACCTGCTCCGTCGCAACGGCGGCACCCGCATCGGTGTCGTCGTCAATGACTTCGGCTCCATCGAGATCGACGCCATGACCGTCGCAGGGCAGGTCGGCTCCACCGTGTCCCTCGGAAACGGCTGTCTGTGCTGTGCCGTCGACGCGAGTGAGCTGGACGACTATCTGGAGAAGCTCACCCGGCCCGCCGCGCGTATCGACGTCATCGTCATCGAGGCCAGTGGGCTTGCCGAGCCGCAGGAGCTCGTACGGATGCTGCTGGCCAGCGACAATCCGCGCATCGTGTACGGGGGACTGGTCGAGGTCGTAGACGCGGCCGAGTTCGACGCGACCCGGGCGCGGCACCCCGAGATCGACCGGCATCTCGCGATCGCGGATCTCGTCGTTCTGAACAAGGCGGACCGGGTGGAGCCGGACGCACTGGCACGAGTGCTCGGGACGCTCGTCGAGCTCGGTGCGGGCACGCCCGCGATCACTGTGGAACACGGGCGGGTCGACCCGCAGATGCTCTTCGACTCCGCGGCGCGGCAGGAGCGGCCGGAGAAGGTACGCCAGCTGTCCTTCGAGGACCTGTACGCGGACGAGTACGACCACGACCACGGCCATACGGACCATCTGCACGCCGCGTACGAGAGCCTCGCCTTCACGGCGGACGCGCCCATGCACCCGCGCCGGCTCATGGACTTCCTCGACTCCAGGCCCGAAGGGCTCTACCGGATCAAGGGATTCGTCGACTTCGGGACTGCCGACCCGGACAACCGGTACGCCGTCCATGCCGTCGGCCGGTTTCTGCGGTTCTACCCGTCACGCTGGGTGCCCGGCGAGGAGCGGCTGACGCAGCTCGTGCTGATCGGCTCGGGCGTCGACGCCGGGGCGCTGCGCAAGCAGCTGGAGTCCTGCGCGCAGTCCGGTCCGCAGGACGCCCCCGACGAGCGGAGCATATGGGGCGTCCTGCGGTACGTACCGGCCGAACCGGATGAGACAGCGGACCCGGCGGAGACCGCGCTCCAGCAGCTCGACTAG
- a CDS encoding DNA gyrase/topoisomerase IV subunit A, whose product MARRSTKTPPPDDFEEKILDIDVVDEMQGSFLEYAYSVIYSRALPDARDGMKPVHRRIVYQMNEMGLRPDRGYVKCARVVGEVMGKLHPHGDASIYDALVRMAQPFSMRLPLVDGHGNFGSLGNDDPPAAMRYTECRMADATSLMTESIDEDTVDFQSNYDGQEREPVALPAAYPNLLVNGSSGIAVGMATNMPPHNLGEVIAAARHLIKHPGADLETLMRFVPGPDLPTGGRIVGLNGIKDAYESGRGTFKIRATASVEDVTARRKGLVITELPFTVGPEKVIAKIKDLVSAKKLQGIADVKDLTDRQHGLRLVIEVKNGFIPEAVLEQLYKLTPMEESFGINNVALVDGQPLTLGLKELLEVYLDHRFEVVRRRSEFRRAKRRDRLHLVEGLLVALLDIDEVIRLIRSSDNSAQAKERLIERFSLSEIQTQYILDTPLRRLTRFDRIELESERDRLNGEIDELTGILDSDTELRKLVSTELAAVAKKFGTARRTVLLESAGTPLAAVALEVADDPCRVLLSSTGLLARTANGEPLAHEGGKRTKHDVIVSAVPATQRGDVGAVTSAGRLLRLAVIDLPQLPDTVSSPNLSGGAPVSEFLSLEEDETVICLTTLDESSPGLALGTLQGVVKRVVPDYPANKDELEVITLKEGDRIVGGTELRTGEEDLVFITSDAQLLRYQASQVRPQGRAAGGMAGIKLADGAEVLSFTAVDPAGDAVIFTIAGSHGTLDDSVTTWKLTPFDQYPRKGRATGGVRCQRFLKGEDVLVLAWAGAAPARAAQKNGAPAELPELDPRRDGSGTPVTSAVAVLAGPLS is encoded by the coding sequence ATGGCCCGCCGCAGCACGAAGACCCCGCCGCCGGACGACTTCGAGGAGAAGATCCTCGACATCGACGTCGTCGACGAAATGCAGGGCTCCTTCCTCGAGTACGCGTACTCGGTGATCTACTCCCGGGCCCTGCCGGACGCCCGCGACGGTATGAAGCCGGTGCACCGCCGCATCGTCTACCAGATGAACGAGATGGGCCTGCGCCCCGACCGCGGCTATGTGAAGTGCGCCCGTGTGGTCGGCGAGGTCATGGGTAAGCTGCACCCGCACGGCGACGCGTCGATCTACGACGCCCTCGTGCGGATGGCGCAGCCGTTCTCGATGCGCCTGCCGCTGGTCGACGGCCACGGCAACTTCGGCTCCCTCGGCAACGACGACCCGCCGGCCGCCATGCGGTACACCGAGTGCCGGATGGCAGATGCCACCAGCCTGATGACGGAGTCGATCGACGAGGACACCGTCGACTTCCAGTCGAACTACGACGGCCAGGAGCGGGAGCCGGTCGCGCTCCCCGCCGCCTACCCGAACCTGCTGGTCAACGGCTCGTCCGGGATCGCCGTCGGCATGGCGACGAACATGCCGCCGCACAATCTGGGCGAGGTCATCGCCGCCGCCCGGCATCTGATCAAGCACCCGGGCGCGGACCTCGAGACGCTGATGCGCTTCGTCCCCGGGCCCGACCTGCCGACCGGCGGCCGGATCGTGGGCCTGAACGGCATCAAGGACGCGTACGAGTCCGGCCGCGGCACCTTCAAGATCCGCGCGACGGCCTCCGTGGAGGACGTCACGGCGCGCCGCAAGGGCCTGGTGATCACCGAACTGCCCTTCACGGTCGGCCCGGAGAAGGTGATCGCGAAGATCAAGGACCTGGTCTCGGCGAAGAAGCTCCAGGGCATCGCGGACGTCAAGGACCTCACCGACCGGCAGCACGGTCTGCGGCTGGTCATCGAGGTCAAGAACGGCTTCATCCCCGAGGCCGTGCTGGAGCAGCTCTACAAGCTGACGCCGATGGAGGAGTCCTTCGGCATCAACAATGTGGCGCTGGTGGACGGGCAGCCGCTCACCCTGGGGCTCAAGGAGCTGCTCGAGGTCTATCTCGATCACCGCTTCGAGGTCGTGCGGCGGCGCAGCGAGTTCCGGCGGGCCAAGCGGCGCGACCGGTTGCACCTGGTCGAGGGCCTGCTTGTCGCGCTTCTCGACATCGACGAGGTCATCCGGCTCATCCGGTCGAGTGACAATTCCGCGCAGGCCAAGGAGCGGCTGATCGAGCGCTTCTCGCTCAGCGAAATCCAGACTCAGTACATTCTGGACACTCCGCTCCGCCGGCTGACCAGGTTCGACCGGATCGAGCTGGAGAGCGAGCGAGACCGGCTCAACGGCGAGATCGACGAGCTGACCGGGATCCTCGACTCGGACACCGAGCTGCGCAAGCTGGTCTCGACCGAACTGGCCGCGGTGGCGAAGAAGTTCGGCACCGCGCGGCGCACGGTGCTGCTGGAGTCGGCAGGTACACCGCTCGCCGCGGTGGCGCTGGAGGTCGCGGACGACCCGTGCCGGGTGCTGCTGTCCTCGACCGGCCTGCTGGCCCGCACCGCCAATGGCGAACCCCTGGCGCACGAGGGCGGAAAGCGCACCAAGCACGATGTGATCGTTTCGGCGGTGCCGGCGACACAGCGCGGCGATGTGGGCGCTGTGACGTCAGCCGGGCGGCTGCTGCGGCTCGCGGTGATCGACCTTCCGCAGCTTCCGGACACGGTGTCCTCGCCCAATCTGTCGGGCGGTGCGCCGGTCTCGGAGTTCCTGTCGCTGGAGGAGGACGAGACGGTCATCTGCCTCACCACGCTCGACGAGTCCTCGCCGGGCCTCGCGCTCGGCACGCTGCAGGGTGTCGTCAAGCGCGTCGTCCCCGACTACCCGGCGAACAAGGACGAGTTGGAGGTCATCACCCTCAAGGAAGGTGACCGGATCGTCGGCGGGACCGAGCTGCGTACGGGCGAGGAGGACCTGGTCTTCATCACCTCCGACGCCCAGCTGTTGCGCTACCAGGCCTCGCAGGTGCGGCCGCAGGGCCGGGCGGCCGGCGGCATGGCCGGCATCAAGCTGGCGGACGGCGCCGAGGTTCTCTCGTTCACGGCGGTCGACCCGGCCGGCGACGCGGTGATCTTCACCATCGCGGGCTCGCACGGCACGCTGGACGACTCGGTGACGACGTGGAAGCTCACCCCCTTCGACCAGTACCCGCGCAAGGGGCGGGCCACGGGCGGCGTGCGCTGCCAGCGCTTCCTCAAGGGCGAGGATGTGCTGGTGCTGGCCTGGGCGGGCGCGGCACCGGCCCGTGCGGCGCAGAAGAACGGCGCACCAGCCGAGCTCCCGGAGCTGGACCCGCGGCGGGACGGCTCGGGTACGCCGGTGACGTCGGCGGTCGCGGTGTTGGCGGGCCCGTTGAGCTAG
- a CDS encoding M16 family metallopeptidase, producing the protein MPMGHTATAQAGSGGLTATEHRLANGLRVVLSEDHLTPVAAVCLWYDVGSRHEVKGRTGLAHLFEHLMFQGSGQVKGNGHFELVQGAGGSLNGTTSFERTNYFETMPTHQLELALWLEADRMGSLLAALDDESMENQRDVVKNERRQRYDNVPYGTAFERLTALAYPEGHPYHHTPIGSMADLDAATLEDARTFFRTYYAPNNAVLSVVGDIDPEQTLAWIETYFGSIPSHEGKQPPRDGSLPEIIGEQLREEIVEEVPARALMAAYRLPHDGTRESDAADLALTVLGGGESSRLHNRLVRRDQTAVAAGFGLLRLAGAPSLGWLDVKTSGGVEVPQIEAAVDEELARFAAEGPTPEEMERAQAQLEREWLDRLGTVAGRADELCRYAVLFGDPQLALTAVQRVLDVTAAEVQAVAKARLRPDNRAVLVYEPLSADNGDSDGDSDSDENDEREGADQ; encoded by the coding sequence ATGCCCATGGGTCACACGGCCACAGCGCAGGCCGGTTCCGGCGGCCTGACAGCGACCGAGCACCGCCTGGCCAACGGCCTGCGCGTGGTGCTCTCCGAGGACCACCTGACCCCGGTCGCCGCGGTCTGCCTCTGGTACGACGTAGGTTCGCGCCACGAGGTCAAGGGCCGTACCGGCCTTGCTCACCTTTTCGAGCATCTGATGTTCCAGGGCTCGGGCCAGGTCAAGGGGAACGGCCACTTCGAGCTGGTTCAGGGAGCCGGCGGCTCGCTGAACGGCACCACCAGCTTCGAGCGCACCAACTACTTCGAGACGATGCCCACGCACCAGCTGGAGCTCGCCCTCTGGCTGGAAGCCGACCGCATGGGCTCGCTGCTCGCGGCTCTCGACGACGAGTCGATGGAGAATCAGCGTGACGTCGTCAAGAACGAGCGCCGCCAGCGGTACGACAATGTCCCGTACGGCACGGCCTTCGAGCGGCTGACGGCTCTGGCCTACCCGGAGGGCCACCCGTACCACCACACGCCGATCGGCTCGATGGCCGATCTGGATGCCGCGACCCTCGAGGACGCGCGCACGTTCTTCCGTACGTACTACGCGCCGAACAACGCCGTGCTGTCGGTCGTCGGCGACATCGACCCGGAGCAGACGCTCGCCTGGATCGAGACGTACTTCGGCTCCATCCCGTCCCACGAGGGCAAGCAGCCGCCGCGCGACGGCTCCCTCCCGGAGATCATCGGCGAGCAGCTGCGCGAGGAGATCGTCGAAGAGGTCCCGGCCCGGGCGCTGATGGCCGCCTACCGCCTGCCGCACGACGGCACGCGCGAGAGCGACGCCGCTGACCTGGCGCTCACCGTCCTCGGCGGCGGAGAGTCCTCGCGGCTGCACAACCGCCTTGTGCGCCGTGACCAGACGGCCGTCGCGGCCGGCTTCGGTCTGCTGCGGCTGGCCGGCGCCCCTTCGCTGGGCTGGCTGGACGTCAAGACCTCCGGCGGTGTCGAGGTGCCGCAGATCGAGGCCGCGGTCGACGAGGAGCTGGCGCGGTTCGCCGCGGAGGGTCCCACGCCCGAGGAGATGGAGCGGGCGCAGGCCCAGTTGGAGCGCGAGTGGCTGGACCGGCTCGGCACGGTCGCCGGCCGCGCCGACGAACTGTGTCGGTACGCCGTGCTGTTCGGCGACCCGCAGCTGGCGCTGACCGCCGTGCAGCGGGTGCTGGACGTCACCGCCGCAGAGGTGCAGGCAGTCGCCAAGGCCCGGCTGCGCCCGGACAACAGGGCGGTGCTGGTCTACGAGCCCCTCTCCGCGGACAACGGCGACAGCGACGGCGACAGCGACAGCGACGAGAACGACGAGCGCGAAGGAGCGGACCAGTGA
- a CDS encoding M16 family metallopeptidase, which produces MSDAAVTMEFHPQPKAGAARPWAFPAPERGTLDNGLTVLRCHRPGQQVVAVEICLDAPLDAEPEGLDGVATIMARALSEGTDKHTAEEFAAELERCGATLDAHADHPGVRVSLEVPVSRLPKALGLLAEALRAPAFADNEVERLVRNRLDEIPHETANPARRAAKELSKELFPASLRMSRPRQGTEETVARIDSAAVRAFYAAHVRPATATAVIVGDLTDVDLDAVLADSLGTWKGDSAAPRPKPPITADDTGRVVIVDRPGAVQTQLLIGRIGPDRHDRVWPAQVLGAYCLGGTLTSRLDRVLREEKGYTYGVRAFGQVLRSAPDGSGASLLAISGSVDTPNTGPALDDLWKVLRTLAAEGLTDAERDVAVQNLVGVAPLKFETAASVAGTLADQVEQFLPDDYQAQLYVRLAETGTVEATAAAVSAFPVDRVVTVLVGDASQIEEPVKALGIGEVTVVTG; this is translated from the coding sequence GTGAGCGACGCTGCCGTGACCATGGAGTTCCACCCGCAGCCGAAGGCCGGCGCCGCCCGCCCCTGGGCGTTCCCGGCCCCCGAGCGCGGCACGCTGGACAACGGCCTCACCGTGCTGCGCTGCCATCGCCCGGGCCAGCAGGTGGTGGCCGTCGAAATCTGCCTCGACGCCCCGCTGGACGCCGAGCCGGAGGGCCTCGACGGCGTTGCCACGATCATGGCGCGCGCCTTGTCGGAAGGCACCGACAAGCACACCGCCGAGGAGTTCGCCGCCGAGCTGGAGCGCTGCGGTGCCACCCTCGACGCGCACGCCGACCACCCGGGTGTCCGCGTCTCCCTGGAGGTCCCGGTCTCCCGGCTGCCGAAGGCGCTCGGTCTGCTCGCCGAGGCGCTGCGCGCGCCGGCCTTCGCCGACAACGAGGTGGAGCGGCTGGTACGCAACCGGCTGGACGAGATCCCGCACGAGACGGCCAACCCGGCCCGCCGTGCGGCCAAGGAGCTCTCCAAGGAGCTCTTTCCGGCCTCCCTGCGTATGTCGCGCCCCCGCCAGGGTACGGAGGAGACGGTCGCCCGTATCGACTCCGCGGCCGTACGGGCTTTCTACGCGGCGCATGTCCGGCCCGCCACCGCCACCGCGGTGATCGTCGGCGACCTCACGGACGTCGATCTGGACGCCGTGCTCGCCGACTCACTCGGCACCTGGAAGGGCGACAGCGCCGCGCCCCGTCCCAAACCGCCGATCACCGCCGACGACACCGGCCGTGTGGTCATCGTGGACCGTCCCGGCGCCGTCCAGACGCAGCTGCTGATCGGCCGCATCGGCCCGGACCGCCACGACCGCGTATGGCCGGCCCAGGTGCTCGGTGCGTACTGCCTTGGCGGCACTCTCACCTCGCGCCTTGACCGCGTGCTGCGCGAGGAGAAGGGCTACACCTACGGCGTACGGGCCTTCGGCCAGGTGCTGCGCTCCGCTCCCGACGGGTCGGGCGCCTCGCTGCTCGCCATCAGCGGCTCCGTGGACACCCCGAACACCGGACCGGCGCTGGACGACCTCTGGAAGGTGCTGCGTACGCTCGCGGCCGAAGGTCTGACCGACGCCGAACGCGATGTCGCCGTGCAGAACCTGGTGGGTGTCGCCCCGCTGAAGTTCGAGACGGCCGCCTCCGTCGCGGGCACGCTCGCCGACCAGGTCGAGCAGTTCCTCCCGGACGACTACCAGGCGCAGTTGTACGTACGCCTGGCCGAGACCGGCACCGTCGAGGCGACGGCCGCGGCTGTCAGCGCCTTCCCGGTGGACCGTGTTGTCACGGTGCTCGTCGGTGACGCCTCGCAGATCGAGGAGCCGGTCAAGGCGCTCGGCATCGGCGAAGTGACGGTTGTCACAGGCTGA
- a CDS encoding M23 family metallopeptidase, whose protein sequence is MAFTRATGKHRAPSRMTRKRANIAGVAALATTGVIGTLASPALAAETGATTVEDTGLTQIVAADSLAEQIADQAAAQKHEAAEAKAKAEAKRKAEARAKEARQAKERAAREAERKRLNSFVAPISHSYVSTGYKTGGSIWSSGSHTGIDFHAASGTTVHAVGSGTVVEAGWGGAYGNNVVIKMNDGSYTQYGHLSSISVSVGQSVTPGQRIGHSGSTGNTTGPHLHFEARTSPEYGSDMDPVAYLRAHGVNV, encoded by the coding sequence ATGGCGTTCACCCGTGCCACCGGGAAGCACCGTGCCCCGAGCCGAATGACGCGCAAGAGGGCGAACATCGCCGGCGTCGCGGCTCTCGCCACCACCGGCGTCATCGGAACCCTCGCTTCCCCGGCACTCGCCGCCGAGACCGGCGCGACCACCGTCGAGGACACCGGCCTGACCCAGATCGTGGCGGCCGACTCCCTCGCCGAGCAGATCGCCGACCAGGCCGCCGCGCAGAAGCACGAGGCCGCCGAGGCCAAGGCGAAGGCCGAGGCGAAGCGCAAGGCCGAGGCCCGGGCCAAGGAGGCCCGCCAGGCCAAGGAGCGCGCCGCCCGCGAGGCCGAGCGCAAGCGCCTCAACTCCTTCGTGGCGCCGATATCCCACTCGTACGTGTCGACGGGCTACAAGACCGGCGGCTCCATCTGGTCCTCCGGCAGCCACACCGGCATCGACTTTCACGCCGCGTCCGGCACCACCGTGCACGCGGTCGGCTCCGGCACCGTCGTCGAGGCCGGCTGGGGCGGCGCGTACGGCAACAACGTCGTGATCAAGATGAACGACGGCTCGTACACGCAGTACGGCCACCTCTCGTCCATCAGCGTCTCGGTAGGCCAGTCGGTGACTCCGGGCCAGCGGATCGGCCACTCCGGCTCGACCGGCAACACCACTGGTCCGCACCTCCACTTCGAGGCCCGCACCAGCCCCGAGTACGGCTCCGACATGGACCCGGTCGCGTACCTGCGCGCGCACGGCGTCAACGTCTGA
- a CDS encoding GntR family transcriptional regulator — MRIPAHSVCTAIRDDIVSGVFERGSRLTEEQLARRYGVSRVPVREALRTLESEGFVTTRRHAGACVAEPTEQEAADLLEIRMLLEPMGAARAAQRRTEAHLKVLRGLVRLGQERARRGQGEDLRSLGGWFHETLAQASGSPGLIALLTQLRHKIAWMYAVEQPAKPVESWIEHGAIVDAVARGDAERARALTAVHTERAAAAHRLRRPDRVRTSQHAVNIASARH, encoded by the coding sequence ATGCGCATTCCCGCGCACTCGGTATGCACGGCGATCCGCGACGACATCGTCTCCGGTGTATTCGAGCGCGGCAGCCGGCTCACCGAGGAGCAGCTGGCACGCCGCTACGGCGTCTCCCGGGTCCCGGTGCGCGAGGCCCTGCGCACGCTGGAGTCCGAGGGCTTCGTCACCACCCGCCGCCACGCCGGCGCCTGTGTCGCCGAGCCCACCGAGCAGGAGGCCGCCGACCTTCTGGAGATCCGGATGCTGCTGGAGCCCATGGGTGCGGCGCGCGCCGCCCAGCGCCGCACCGAGGCACATCTCAAGGTGCTGCGTGGCCTGGTCAGACTGGGGCAGGAGCGGGCCCGCCGTGGTCAGGGCGAGGATCTGCGTTCACTGGGTGGCTGGTTCCACGAGACGCTCGCCCAGGCCTCCGGCAGTCCGGGGCTGATCGCTCTGCTCACCCAGCTGCGGCACAAGATCGCCTGGATGTACGCCGTCGAGCAGCCCGCCAAGCCCGTCGAGTCCTGGATCGAGCACGGCGCGATCGTGGACGCGGTGGCGCGCGGCGACGCGGAACGGGCGCGGGCGCTGACGGCCGTGCACACCGAACGGGCTGCCGCCGCCCACCGGCTGCGCCGCCCCGACCGGGTGAGGACTTCGCAACATGCCGTAAACATCGCAAGCGCCCGCCATTAA
- a CDS encoding HPr family phosphocarrier protein: MAERRVNVGWAEGLHARPASIFVRAATAAGVPVTIAKADGTPVNAASMLAVLGLGAHGGEEIVLASEAEDSDAALDRLARLVAEGLEELPETV; encoded by the coding sequence ATGGCTGAGCGCCGCGTCAATGTCGGCTGGGCCGAGGGCCTTCACGCCCGCCCCGCTTCCATCTTCGTCCGTGCCGCCACGGCCGCCGGCGTCCCCGTGACGATCGCCAAGGCGGACGGCACCCCGGTCAACGCCGCCTCCATGCTCGCGGTGCTCGGCCTGGGCGCGCACGGCGGCGAGGAGATCGTGCTCGCTTCCGAGGCGGAGGACTCCGACGCCGCGCTGGACCGTCTCGCCCGGCTCGTCGCCGAGGGTCTCGAAGAACTTCCCGAGACCGTCTGA